The following proteins come from a genomic window of Verrucomicrobiia bacterium:
- a CDS encoding M42 family metallopeptidase → MREASLEFLKTLVNTPSPSGHEARGQRVWLNYVKEFADETFSDAYGNCVAVLNRGGGPRVMLAAHADEIGMVVNFISKDGFIYVRRIGGVDPAITKAQRLTIHSKNGPVKGVVGNVAPHLTKSDGERKMPKIDDLFIDIGVDSKKAAEKLVQIGDAITLNDEFELLRNDLAIARAFDNRIGTFAVAETMRMLHGSRNKLKCEVLAVSNIMEEIGLLGARQIAYTLKPDVAIVVDVTHATDYPTVSQITHGDIKLGQGPAITHGGPNHPEVVAHLEKVAAKQKIKLQHEAVSASSGTDTDVIFWTRGGIPSALISLPNRYMHSPVEMVNLKDLQQIPELMTAFCLSLKQDDEFKVKI, encoded by the coding sequence ATGCGTGAAGCCTCATTGGAATTTCTAAAAACGTTGGTCAACACTCCCAGCCCATCCGGCCATGAAGCCCGTGGACAACGCGTCTGGCTCAATTATGTGAAAGAGTTCGCAGATGAAACCTTCTCCGACGCTTATGGCAATTGTGTGGCCGTGCTGAATCGCGGTGGCGGTCCGCGCGTCATGCTCGCCGCGCATGCAGATGAGATCGGCATGGTGGTGAACTTCATCAGCAAAGACGGTTTCATTTACGTGCGACGTATCGGCGGCGTGGACCCGGCCATCACCAAGGCACAACGCCTGACGATCCATTCCAAGAACGGCCCGGTAAAAGGCGTCGTCGGCAATGTCGCCCCACACCTCACCAAGTCGGACGGCGAACGTAAGATGCCGAAGATTGATGACCTGTTCATCGACATCGGTGTGGATAGCAAGAAGGCGGCGGAAAAGCTGGTCCAGATCGGTGATGCCATCACGTTGAACGATGAGTTCGAACTGTTGCGCAATGATCTCGCCATCGCCCGTGCGTTCGATAACCGCATCGGCACCTTTGCCGTGGCGGAAACGATGCGCATGCTTCACGGCTCACGGAACAAGTTGAAATGCGAGGTGCTCGCCGTCTCGAACATCATGGAGGAGATCGGTCTGCTAGGAGCGCGTCAGATCGCTTACACACTAAAGCCGGATGTGGCCATCGTAGTGGATGTGACACATGCGACGGATTACCCAACCGTCAGCCAGATCACCCATGGCGATATTAAACTCGGTCAAGGCCCAGCCATCACCCATGGTGGACCGAACCATCCAGAAGTAGTCGCCCACCTCGAAAAAGTCGCCGCGAAACAGAAAATCAAGCTCCAGCATGAGGCCGTTTCCGCCAGCAGCGGCACGGATACAGACGTCATTTTCTGGACTCGTGGAGGCATCCCCAGCGCCCTGATCAGCCTGCCAAACCGTTACATGCACTCCCCCGTTGAGATGGTGAACCTCAAGGACTTACAACAAATCCCAGAACTGATGACTGCGTTCTGCCTGTCACTCAAACAGGATGATGAATTCAAGGTAAAGATTTGA
- a CDS encoding PAS domain-containing protein: MSSHPSLPGGISAQSSSAPSDRERAEAALRFNETMLKASPVGIVTYKSTGEAVSANRAIAEMTGGTVEQLSHQNFRQLESWKKNGMLEAAEKALATGQEQQIEAFIHTSFGTELWLSCRFVPFDYEGELHLLGLFSDSSERKRSEQALRESQYFLQKAQAVGQVGSWVSDPSSDGGLIWSDEACRIFGFKPEEFDGRVPTFFKHVHPDDLDAVNAAAQASMNDGRPYDIIHRIIRPDGIVRWVHQQGDVDRDEQGQALRMIGVVRDITTQKEAETSIQKLAAFPRYNPNPVFEFSPTGELSYCNDAANQMAQSLGQPQAVNILPVQTKEIVKKCLETGLPRWRLEVPYGQRTISWSFFPIHSSQVVHCYAADISQRMLLEAQLRQSQKMESIGQLAGGMAHDFNNLLTVIQGHASMLLIDRRLPQHTIDTAKEIDQAAERAAKLTRQLLTFSRKQVMQLKNLDVNDVITNLTRMLHRLLGENIKLDLDLKNQMPFVNADGGMLEQVLVNLTVNSRDAMPKGGRLTVRTTTEELDENYLRTNPDAKKGLHVRISVTDTGCGIPVENLPRVFEPFFTTKDVGTGTGLGLATVYGIVQQHQGWIRVNSVVNEGTTFDIYLPTSVKPAAGSDTDFLQRTAVGGTETILLVEDENAVRFLVRSILEHYGYTVFEAEHGPAALEVWKQHRYKIKLLLTDMMMPEGMTGHDLAERLLAEEPALKVIYTSGYSANVFSKDAPLRPDIAFLQKPYQPHKLARLVRDTLDGTLA; the protein is encoded by the coding sequence ATGAGTTCTCATCCATCATTGCCTGGCGGCATTTCCGCCCAGAGCAGTTCTGCCCCGAGCGACCGCGAACGGGCCGAAGCGGCATTGCGTTTCAATGAAACCATGCTGAAGGCCTCACCCGTCGGCATCGTCACCTACAAGTCCACTGGCGAAGCTGTCTCTGCAAATCGCGCCATCGCCGAGATGACGGGTGGAACCGTCGAGCAACTTTCTCACCAGAATTTCCGCCAGCTCGAATCATGGAAAAAGAACGGCATGCTGGAAGCGGCGGAAAAAGCCCTGGCCACAGGTCAGGAACAACAGATCGAAGCCTTCATCCACACTTCCTTCGGTACGGAACTCTGGCTCTCCTGCCGCTTTGTCCCATTTGATTACGAAGGTGAGCTTCATCTGCTGGGTTTGTTCTCTGACAGTTCCGAGCGCAAGCGTTCTGAACAAGCCTTGCGCGAGAGCCAGTATTTCCTTCAGAAAGCGCAAGCTGTTGGTCAGGTAGGCAGTTGGGTCTCCGATCCATCATCTGATGGCGGCCTGATCTGGTCGGATGAAGCGTGCCGCATCTTTGGTTTTAAGCCGGAAGAATTTGACGGACGCGTGCCCACTTTCTTCAAGCACGTGCACCCCGACGATCTCGATGCGGTAAATGCCGCCGCGCAAGCCTCCATGAACGATGGCCGCCCCTATGACATCATCCATCGCATCATCCGCCCAGATGGCATCGTGCGCTGGGTGCATCAGCAAGGCGACGTAGATCGCGATGAGCAAGGCCAGGCGCTGCGGATGATCGGTGTGGTGCGCGACATCACCACACAGAAGGAAGCCGAAACCTCAATCCAGAAACTGGCTGCCTTTCCCCGCTACAATCCGAATCCCGTCTTTGAATTTTCTCCTACAGGTGAACTGAGCTACTGCAATGACGCGGCCAACCAGATGGCGCAATCTCTCGGTCAGCCGCAAGCAGTGAACATCTTGCCAGTGCAAACCAAGGAGATCGTGAAGAAGTGCCTGGAGACGGGGCTTCCGCGTTGGCGACTCGAAGTGCCCTACGGCCAACGCACCATCTCGTGGTCATTCTTTCCCATCCACTCTAGTCAGGTAGTGCATTGTTACGCAGCGGACATCTCGCAGCGCATGTTGCTGGAAGCGCAATTGCGTCAGTCGCAAAAAATGGAATCCATCGGCCAGCTCGCAGGCGGCATGGCACACGATTTCAACAACCTGCTCACGGTCATCCAAGGTCACGCCTCCATGCTGTTGATCGACCGCCGATTGCCCCAGCACACGATCGATACCGCCAAAGAAATCGATCAAGCAGCCGAACGCGCCGCCAAGCTGACACGCCAGTTGCTCACCTTTAGTCGCAAGCAGGTGATGCAGTTGAAGAATTTGGACGTGAACGATGTCATCACGAATCTCACGCGCATGCTGCATCGTTTGCTGGGCGAAAACATCAAGCTGGATCTAGATCTAAAAAACCAGATGCCGTTTGTGAATGCGGACGGCGGCATGCTCGAACAGGTGTTGGTAAATCTCACGGTCAATTCGCGCGATGCCATGCCCAAAGGCGGACGACTCACCGTTCGCACAACCACAGAAGAACTGGACGAAAACTACCTTCGCACAAACCCGGATGCGAAGAAAGGGCTTCATGTCCGCATCAGCGTGACCGATACAGGATGCGGAATTCCGGTCGAGAATTTGCCTCGTGTTTTCGAACCGTTCTTCACGACGAAAGACGTGGGCACCGGCACAGGCCTCGGTTTGGCGACCGTTTATGGCATCGTGCAACAGCATCAAGGTTGGATACGCGTGAACAGCGTGGTGAATGAAGGCACCACGTTTGACATTTACCTGCCCACCAGTGTCAAACCCGCCGCAGGTAGTGACACCGATTTCCTGCAACGCACTGCAGTCGGCGGCACAGAAACCATCTTGCTAGTTGAAGATGAAAACGCCGTACGCTTCCTCGTTCGCAGCATTCTCGAGCATTACGGTTACACAGTGTTTGAAGCGGAACATGGACCAGCAGCGTTGGAAGTGTGGAAACAGCATCGCTACAAAATCAAACTGCTGCTGACGGACATGATGATGCCCGAAGGCATGACCGGCCATGACCTGGCCGAAAGACTTCTCGCTGAGGAACCCGCACTCAAGGTGATCTATACGAGCGGCTACAGTGCGAATGTGTTCAGTAAGGATGCGCCGTTGCGTCCAGATATCGCGTTCCTGCAAAAACCGTATCAGCCGCACAAACTGGCGCGCCTGGTGCGGGATACGCTGGATGGGACATTGGCGTAA
- a CDS encoding protein kinase: protein MNLSSGQTVGAGRYQLVRELGRGGMGVVWLAKDLRLGEEVALKFLPTAIAHDSTALDDMRRETLKSRRLSHPNIIRIYDLDETPGEAPFIAMEYISGITLAELKSRQPQRLFSWGEIKPLVRQLCDALEYAHRQKVVHRDLKPGNFMVDEQGVLKLADFGLAATVAESMTRLSRDLGSSGTPVYMSPQQMQSQAPKVADDIYALGATLYELLTSKPPFYAGDIYRQVVEVPAVPLAERLADLELTNEIPGDVSALVMACLAKEPAQRPPSALAVAQWIGLESQPEEFVIAGGSAPTDSVNDDVLNDDAAAPVKTKSGKMIGVVAVVVVIVVLLAVGLVNRDKDGDAAAVAAKSATAEQPPITNTPKVTTSSLVATNAPVTQTILPFLGKASAATELDETFQCAEVEPVESLPHRHVRKIAVQPDGKILIGGLFGKVGGKPANGLARLLPDGSVDPDFKYNLGQSQVSQIGVLPDGKIMIAGNRILGIEKNQPKLEAINYLVRLRADGSHDTTFDINLGKYNGINGMVIDAAGRTVIAGGGFGGPSGNPLPALLRLDSRGRYDASFNSAVPSIRKDLWIGVYPPLLRKDGRIVSGISMALEDKSIQHGFFEVNADGSAGKVRNLRVADDWINGLAEQPDGKLVAVGNIKTAGGQPNPGVVRFNLDGSVDRTFSPPDFLAKGAWANVHAQSDGRILLAGFVKQGGDYYHLVRLLPDGKLDPSLSYSKPSDSVCYEIQFQPDGKVLLGGQFGTYYGQRTGPVVRLKYDLPKTTATGR from the coding sequence ATGAATTTGAGTTCAGGACAAACCGTGGGTGCTGGACGCTATCAGCTTGTGCGCGAGCTGGGGCGCGGAGGAATGGGTGTTGTCTGGCTCGCCAAGGATTTGCGGCTGGGTGAGGAGGTGGCACTCAAGTTTCTGCCGACCGCCATCGCCCATGATTCTACTGCGCTGGACGATATGCGCCGGGAAACACTCAAGAGCCGTCGTCTTTCGCATCCCAACATAATACGCATCTATGATCTGGATGAGACTCCGGGCGAAGCACCTTTTATCGCCATGGAGTACATCTCAGGGATTACCTTGGCGGAACTGAAGTCGCGACAGCCGCAGCGTCTGTTTTCTTGGGGAGAGATCAAACCTTTGGTCAGGCAATTGTGTGACGCCTTGGAGTATGCCCATCGCCAGAAGGTGGTGCATCGCGATCTGAAGCCCGGCAATTTCATGGTGGATGAGCAGGGCGTCTTGAAGCTGGCGGATTTTGGATTGGCGGCCACGGTGGCGGAGTCCATGACTCGTCTGAGCCGTGATCTGGGCAGCAGCGGCACACCAGTTTACATGAGTCCGCAGCAGATGCAGAGCCAGGCACCCAAGGTGGCTGACGATATTTACGCATTAGGCGCGACGCTCTATGAGTTGCTTACGAGCAAGCCGCCTTTCTACGCGGGTGATATTTACCGCCAGGTGGTGGAAGTTCCAGCGGTTCCTTTAGCGGAACGGCTTGCTGACTTGGAACTGACGAACGAGATACCCGGTGACGTGTCTGCTCTGGTCATGGCATGTCTGGCTAAAGAGCCTGCACAACGTCCGCCCAGCGCATTGGCAGTCGCGCAATGGATCGGCTTGGAAAGCCAGCCGGAAGAATTTGTGATAGCGGGAGGTTCTGCCCCAACTGATTCGGTGAATGATGATGTCTTAAATGACGATGCGGCTGCCCCGGTGAAAACTAAGAGCGGGAAAATGATCGGGGTTGTTGCTGTCGTCGTAGTTATTGTTGTCTTGCTGGCCGTAGGGTTGGTGAACCGAGATAAGGATGGAGATGCTGCGGCAGTGGCTGCTAAGTCGGCGACGGCAGAGCAACCGCCCATCACAAACACGCCAAAAGTAACGACCTCCAGTTTGGTAGCGACCAATGCCCCGGTGACTCAGACAATCTTACCCTTCCTCGGCAAGGCCAGCGCGGCCACGGAACTCGATGAGACTTTTCAATGCGCGGAAGTGGAGCCGGTTGAGAGCTTGCCCCATCGGCATGTGCGGAAGATAGCGGTGCAGCCGGATGGCAAAATTCTGATTGGCGGATTGTTTGGCAAGGTTGGCGGCAAACCGGCAAACGGACTGGCACGCCTGCTGCCCGATGGTTCGGTGGACCCGGATTTCAAATATAATCTCGGCCAAAGTCAGGTGAGCCAGATCGGTGTTTTGCCGGATGGAAAAATCATGATCGCGGGGAACCGCATCTTGGGCATCGAGAAGAACCAGCCCAAGTTGGAAGCCATCAATTATCTGGTGCGACTGCGGGCGGATGGGAGCCATGATACCACCTTCGATATCAATTTGGGCAAATACAATGGCATCAACGGAATGGTGATCGATGCCGCCGGGCGCACGGTGATCGCGGGCGGCGGCTTTGGTGGCCCTTCCGGCAATCCTCTGCCAGCCTTGCTGCGTTTGGATAGTCGGGGCCGCTATGATGCGAGCTTTAACTCAGCCGTTCCTTCGATCCGGAAGGATTTATGGATCGGCGTTTACCCACCCTTGCTCCGCAAGGACGGCCGGATCGTGAGCGGCATCTCCATGGCGCTTGAAGATAAGAGCATCCAGCATGGGTTCTTCGAAGTGAATGCCGATGGTAGCGCTGGAAAGGTGCGCAATCTGCGAGTCGCTGATGACTGGATAAACGGATTGGCAGAACAGCCGGATGGAAAACTGGTGGCCGTGGGAAATATCAAAACCGCTGGTGGCCAGCCCAATCCCGGCGTGGTGCGATTCAATCTGGATGGCTCAGTGGACCGGACTTTTTCTCCACCAGATTTTCTGGCTAAAGGAGCTTGGGCAAATGTGCATGCCCAATCTGACGGACGGATATTGCTGGCCGGTTTTGTGAAGCAAGGGGGTGATTATTATCATCTGGTGCGCCTGCTGCCGGATGGAAAGCTGGATCCTTCGCTCTCGTATTCGAAACCGTCTGATTCGGTCTGTTACGAGATCCAATTCCAGCCGGATGGGAAAGTTTTACTGGGGGGACAGTTCGGGACTTACTACGGCCAACGCACGGGACCGGTGGTGCGGCTCAAATACGATTTGCCAAAAACGACTGCAACTGGCAGATGA
- a CDS encoding amino acid-binding protein codes for MSLKIQRTSVWATSIEDRPAGLAEKLTALNGSGAHLEFILARRAPEMPGHGVVFIAPVKGAKQSRAADKAGFVPTEALHALRVEGIDKAGLGQKLTQALATTGINLRGFSAATIGRKFVAYLAFDEEEESKQAMRSLKKLK; via the coding sequence ATGAGCTTAAAGATTCAAAGAACTTCGGTTTGGGCCACCAGCATCGAGGATCGTCCCGCTGGCTTGGCAGAGAAATTGACCGCGCTCAACGGCAGCGGTGCTCATCTCGAATTCATCCTCGCCCGACGAGCCCCCGAGATGCCCGGACATGGCGTGGTATTCATCGCCCCGGTGAAAGGTGCCAAGCAATCCAGAGCGGCCGATAAAGCGGGCTTCGTGCCCACGGAAGCCCTTCACGCCCTCAGAGTCGAAGGCATCGACAAAGCCGGCTTGGGCCAGAAACTGACGCAGGCCCTTGCAACGACAGGCATCAATCTTCGCGGGTTCTCAGCAGCCACCATCGGACGGAAGTTTGTCGCCTATCTGGCCTTTGATGAGGAAGAGGAAAGTAAGCAGGCCATGCGTTCGTTAAAAAAGTTGAAATAG